GCACGTATTGCAATTTCAGCTGTCTCCTGATCGCGAATTTCCCCTACCATTATTATATCCGGGTCGTGCCGAAGAATCGCTCGCAACCCATTTGCATACGTAATTCCTGCTTTTTCGTTCACCTGAACTTGAAGCAGCTCTTCGTTTTGTTTCTCAACTGGATCTTCTAACGTAATGACATGGCGGTTTAGCTGATTTGAACAATGTTCAATCAAGGAGTAAAGGGTCGTGGTTTTTCCACTGCCAGTTGGCCCTGTGAAAATGATCAAACCATGGGAGTGCATTAGAAGGGAATGTAGTTTTCGCGCAGAGGATGGAAACAGAGACATTTGTTGAATTGGGAGTGCGGCCGTTTGAGGAAGGATTCGAATGACGAGGCTTTCCTTATTATGAGCTGTCGGAAGAGTAGAGAGCCGAATGGCGAGGGGTCTTTGTTGAAAGAAGAAGTGAAGGGCACCTGTTTGAGGCTTTCGTTTTTCACCGATATCCATTGATGCTTTGAATTTAAAATGAGAAATGAGCCGTTCGCCTTCTTCAAAGGAAAACGTTTTCCCCTTATGCAAGTAACCTAATACACGGTATTGAACGGAGTAATCATGTTTCCTAGGAAGAACGTGGATATCTGTGGCATCTAGGTCAATAGCAGATTCAAGTACGACATTTACAACGTTTTCAATCAACATTTCATAAAATTCCCACCTTTCTGTCTTGCTATTAGGAAATATTCAACAAAGTTGTCAATACTCCTTCTTTTCAACTCAATTATTTATTATTTAATTCACCCTTTTGTTTCAGACTTAAATCTAATCATATACTCAAAAGATTTCTACTTAGATCATTTTGTTCATATTTATTAATAAGGCTCTTTACATATACAATTTAGCTTTTTCGTTTAATTTGACTGGCTCTTTTCGCATACTGATTTGAACGAAACTGTCAAATTCTCCTTACCAAATATTTTTGTGTTTCTGTTTCTGGCCGACTCTAAGAAACCTATTGTATTATCCACTTAAAATTTTTTAATGAGAAATGAACCTTTTTAGGTTAGGGTATTTCCTTTTTAGCTTACAGACCATCCCTCAATCCTTGTAGTGGTTGTCAAGTGCTTTCCTTGATAACCACTACAAGGATTGAGATACTTCATAATGCTAAAAGGTATGTTTATCTCTCCTTTTTTTGATGATTAAGGGCACGGCACGAAGGCAAAAATCTCTACTCCGATGAGCATACTGATATCCGTGGGTCTACACATTTTATCTCTCCGTCTAAGAAGCTTTCACGAACTTTGTACGAGCGATCACCTCTTAAGGCTAGCTCAAGTATGCGTCGTGAGTCCTTCTAACGGTTTTTACCTTTGCCTTCGAGCCCTACCCTTACTCCTTTTTTTCTCCATGTTTTAAGAATTTTCATATTAAGAATGTTTGGTTACAGGTTCTTCAATTCTTTGAGATATTGCCCAAATAAATCCTGAAAGCTCTCTAGCTAAGGTAGTTATAGCTTTTCCTGCTGGTTTACCACGTCCTAAAAGTCGGAAGTACCTTTTATGAAGGCGTTGTTGTGCCTTCCAGGATATTCCTGTTATACTAGCGGGTTGACCCTCTTGCCGCTTCAGTAATTTCCCTTTAACGCATGGTTGGTATCGATAACTCCATGCAGATTCTATTAGGAGCCTTCTAACATGTCGGTTTCGAGTCTTGGTGATTTTCCCTTGTTTTCTTACTTCTCCACTTGAACTCTCGCTTGGAACCAGGCCGGTATAAGCCATAAATTGTTTGGGGGTTTGGAATCGTTTGAAAGAACCAATTTCTGCCACCAAACTAGTAGCTGTTATAACGGCTACTCCCTTTAACACCTGAAGAGCTTGAATCA
This genomic window from Bacillus sp. 2205SS5-2 contains:
- the comGA gene encoding competence type IV pilus ATPase ComGA; its protein translation is MLIENVVNVVLESAIDLDATDIHVLPRKHDYSVQYRVLGYLHKGKTFSFEEGERLISHFKFKASMDIGEKRKPQTGALHFFFQQRPLAIRLSTLPTAHNKESLVIRILPQTAALPIQQMSLFPSSARKLHSLLMHSHGLIIFTGPTGSGKTTTLYSLIEHCSNQLNRHVITLEDPVEKQNEELLQVQVNEKAGITYANGLRAILRHDPDIIMVGEIRDQETAEIAIRAALTGHLVLTTLHTRDAKGAIYRLLEFGIKWEEIQQTLIAVTAQRLVRLQCPLCGDLDEAYCISPSHHKRVSVYEILSGQALQMIMNEARGLEGSLAYPLIEDLLRKGVALGYISEVEFNRWAVQKEKISTP